The Branchiostoma lanceolatum isolate klBraLanc5 chromosome 3, klBraLanc5.hap2, whole genome shotgun sequence DNA segment AAAACGTTAACGTTGTGCAAAATGACCAGCAATTAAACTTGTAGTGCTGTTACTCAAACACACGTAGCGTACATGGCACATATTACTACAGATGTAGTCTACTGAGGTAAGACTCCAGTGTTTTGTGGTGTTTATGGAAGTCGGGATCTTCCATGATCTCTGCAAAGTAAAACCTCTGGTTCCTGATGAGGGTACGAATGGTGGGGTCATGATAAAACAACAGGTGTGCGGCCACGTAACATGTGTGGAACAAGAAGACAGAAAAGGGAAGAACTGTGAAGGGGTACATCTCCATGAGCTGTGTGATACCATTGATGTTATGTCCCTGAGCGAGGGAGATGTTGACAATGACTGCCCAGATTGCTATCTCTCCGGCTAGGACAGTGATGACACAGCTCCGGACTGATCGGTATGGAGTATTAGCGGTGCGGACTAGTGTATCGATGATATCGGGCACAAGACTTTCCCTGCCAGACCTACAGCACTTATACATGGCCACAATCTTATATCTATACTTGGCAATCAGCTGGAAGCAGTATAAACCTTTGAACAGTGGGAACACCAGGAAAATCAAGTGTACCAGGTGAACATCGAACAAGGGATATCCTAGACTCGATAAAACTAAACCGAGCAGTAGCAGGGCCAATGTTAAAGTAGCCGCGTTCATGATGGCTGTTCCACAGAACGTGAAGGCGCTCCGATCTCTGGATGATCGCACGATGTACCGCAACTTGTCGGTGATGTCGGCGGACCGCAGTGTTGTGATCACCCCCAGCTGGATGTGACACAACACGTCTTCTTCTAACACGCTTATGTCCTGGGGAACAAAGACACAAGTTGATTATCGATGGATAGATTCATGTAGAACCGCTTTCGACGCTAATACTGGACGTAAATAGCCGAACGGCAGGGTAAAATTATAAGTATTAACAGTTACAATTTTTCCTGCATTTGCTTTGTTTTCCTAGGCTGCCATTTGCTTACTAGCTTGCTTCACACATGTTCTATTGCCAATTCAGGAATAATGTGGTATTGTATAAGCTGTAGGATAATAACGCCCTTAGACTGTGCTCTCCAACTAGTACTACAACGTGGTACTCACCCACTGCCGCTGCCTGGTAGGCGATGAACCAGGGATAGGCTGAGATCCAGGAACCCTCTCCCTCGAAGTCTGGCTAGCAGATATCTGTAACAAGGGATATCGTCTCATGAACATGAGGTGATGAACTTATTTGATAACGTATAACGTGTGGTCAGACCCGTTTGACTTCACggttaaaggcccactatgtaggatttgggcccaaaaattgaaaatattcttgtgaacaaatcttaatgttaatagcaggtactgacatgtacaaccccttttcagcatattttcttcattatttcatctattttgggtgtttgtgaactgtacaaaaacaaaacaaaaactcccggacaccacctcaatagtaaataaacaacaacatcccagtgcactggaggacccccatggtggtctaatcacttaggcacactttagactgccagatgtcatgaagctcttcttctttggaaacactcgtatctttttccaagagggtagaatacaactattaatttattctagagaatctactttgaagggtatcaataaagtgtggttattttcccttcaaaactgcaagaactctggtaaggatgatttttttacagaaactggtgaactgtaaacaggcaccccactgggcgttcagcctgataagaagtacagaagccatgtgtggccatgtgttagtttcacactgtgtgttgttttggatggaggataacagttttttaaagttgtttgtatggtgcagtaatgttgtaacctcccttcctcAATATCGGTAAGTAATTttatagagttgataaagcttgctatgcaaagaaacagtaggaaaatctactttctgtattggcctaaaactacatagtgggtctttaatAGACAGTACTCAAGAAAGCAAGGAAAACCACGTTTATGAGTATTTCTCTGCCCATATATCTATGATTTACCAAAATGATGGGATATAGTGTAGTGTAGTACCCCTGATTGCACGAAACGATTCCACCAGGGAGTTAAACACGCCTCTTTTCTGTCATAGTACACCATTATGAGACAATAGACCCCAATGCAAGTGAGTTTTGTTTGAATACAACATGCTTCCATtgccaatacatgtatttgcaattagcccacgggcatgaacttgcaataaacttctttatTATCGTTTACcagttatgatattgataatgatgTCTAGCCTGCAACGCGATGTAGCATTACTTTATTGGTACGCACATGTTCTTGGATGATCTTCAGCAGATCTCCTTTAAGTCGGTCAAAGTCTCCGTTGAATGCGACCGTCCTGGCCCCCGCTAGCAGACCTGGGTGTTCACCTCCTTGGCATATCACTATAATAACCAGCTTATCCTGACTTTGTGccgccgttaccatggcaatctCCAAATCGAGCAGCCCACCGCAACGTATGAAGGAATCAGACATGATGGCAACGATGACGCGCGAGTTCCACATGCTCTTTTCCACCCAGTCCATTATCGGCTGGTCAGGGCGGAGGATGACATCTCGGTGTCTAAGGAAAGTGCTATAGTTTTGGCCCTCTAGGGAGAACACCAGAAACCTGACTAGCTCCACGTCCCGGTCGTGGTACACAAACGTCACGTCTGCAAACAGGACGGAAAATCATCGTGAGACAAATAATAAAGTTAATGTTACCTGATTTATCGCTTAGACTTTATTTAACATGTGAACTAAATCAGGTTGGTTAGGTTTATGTGCCAGACCGCAGCGCATAACGTTAGTTGCTTATCGCGCAATGTAACCTTGACTTCTGTCGCTCTTGTAAATGAATATTTcgtattttatttcatttctttgtttgcttgtttgtttgttgttttttattcaaTTGTTTTTGCTTTAAGTTTTTGGAAATACAGGTTGCATGCAGCGAGACCTCCTTGATAAGACAGAGGGGCACGAGTCCTTGTGTTCGGGACGAAGCATGTATTTCGTTGTGAAACGTGACACCTTCTGCCCTGCAAAAGGTCGAGCTTTAACCATGGGTTGTCAAAAGAATTCAACGTAACCAAGCATACGCGAAACGTAATAATGCAGCCTGTATTAAAATAGTCACATAGTAAAAGGCAGTTGAACTGTAACAACCTCGCGTCAGAAAAAAGGAAGAACGTTGACTGAACGTTAACGTTAGCTGTAAGCAGCTGTAAGCTGTAGGTATGACCTTCAGATTTTTTAATGCTTCGAGATCCTTGGATTCTGTGTCCCTATAGCAGCTTTGGCGTCTTTTTGAGTGGAATAAAAGTGTGAAATCATATTGTACGTACCCTTCTTGACTAACTGCTGGACTGGTGTTACCATGACTACGGGATTCACACTCTGTCGGCGTATGTTTTCCGAATGTTGCAGGCGTTTCAGCCAGCACAGCGGAGTCGTTCTCGCGGAGGAAAACAAATACCTTCTTTTGTCCTGACATAACGTTGGGTCACGCGACCCTGGCGCTGGTAAATATGGCGCCATTACCTGGGTCATATTTCAAATCACAGCTTGCAATGCCAATGCATGTGATTGGCTAAGAGATCATAAAAGCGACCTATCATCATGTCGTGAATAGGACAATAAGAGTTTCATGCACACGGCATCATACATGTTTCATTCGTAAACTTTTGAATATGGTTAACTATGTGCATGTGAGGCTTGGTTTAAACATGATTCATGAAGCACCGTAAGTAATCTACTTTGTGATATGTCGGTATTTCAGCGGTTAAACAAACACAAAGTCCTCCATGATGGTCTGAAGAGACCTGACCATTTATCCCTTTTATTTACTTTACATCCCCCGTTTTCGCCAGTAAGCGATTTGGATAACTCCTTATGGtgaaaagaagggataagacccCCACCATCCCCTGTTTTCGCCATTTAATAATAAGATAAATAATCACGTCTGTCAGAAGCACAAGTAGTATGTATGGCTTGCATCCACGTAACGTTACCACCAAAACCACAACAGTAATACTAAACTTTCCGTCACTTTATTCTTTTCACTGTTCAGTTTTCATAACATGTAACAATTTGTCCCTGCAAATTGTGATTTGATCTATTTCTTAACAAAGGAAAAGCAAAATCAATAATACTTGCAAGTGAAGCAAGTCTTCTCTCAAGAAAAGGCGGAAAACCTATTTTTGTTgatcaatacatacatgtttttatataacgttagtcTACAAAACTACTGATACTCCCTGAGTAATAGTAGCAGCGTGTAGTGATTTAGAGCCTTATGAAACAATTGCATTGTACAGTACATATCACGTGTCTTCAGATTACCGTACTACTCTACTATCACTAGTTCTAGCTATAGCATTTCTAAATTACATGTGGCACATCTCACATAATACTATGGCACCTAATAGCAGCAGTATACATTGTAAGTCACCACTTTTCATCAGTGCTTCTTGGCTGTCAAAACAGCATAGTATAGCAAGTGGTTCCTTCGTTCACTGATTTAAGATTCAAGACGCCTATTGCTAGCATTTTTCAGATGGCTTGGAAATTAaacttgataatgatataaCAAGAAGTACTAGTACATCAAACTTATCATATATGCTACAAAATTACATTTGACTTATTTCTAGGAAGACGGAACAATAATTTTTTGCACGagcatgtatgtaacgttagaacaTCTCTGCACTACAGTAAGCAATGTTTACGCCTAACGTTAGTCACTATGGAATTTCAACGTTATTGCTATTGCTCTGTTGTTCACTTATACAAAGTTGAACGACTCTTGTATATGGCTTATTGTAATACGCTGTACCGGGACCGTTGACTGTCAGGTGTAAGTCATGTGTATTTCAGACTGCCCATTGTATAGCTGATTGTCGCCAGCTCCCGTCTTGGTAATTGCCCTGTaaactccaaacagatgttgggatggaagGTCGTGACGCTTTCTGGGTAGCTGCCAGAGAAGACCGGCGGTCAGAAAAAGTTACGATCTTCcatccaatatctgcttggagacaagtTGCCCTGTGGTTAAGTTTGCAGGAACTTGGTACCCCCCGCCAGTCATCGCTCTGTGGTGTAGAAGGACCACGGTCCTCTGGGCGGGCCGCTGATGGGCACCATGTTCACCCAGCGGGTCTCCGTCACCTTCCCCACGTCAGGCAGCGTCACTGACGACCGCGTGATCTCTGCAGGGAGGGGCAGACAGTCATGGGGGTCGGGTGAGGAATAGTGGGTAATTTGGAAGGAACAAAAATGCATCACAAGGTCGGTGAAATTCACAAAACAATCACGCCACGTCACATTCGATATCAAAGTAATGGTGTCTAGCACTCCCTTATAATAATGTAATACTATAACATTTGATATAACAAGAAAATACTTTTAGCTGCTCAAGTCGAGCtccggagcttgggtagcgaacggaaagctaactagaatggcaacattttcgggaaaatgcaggatattccccttccattacctaACCCTcgaatatgacatccttagcattggcTGTaaggtattatgaagtttctgcatagattatgcaaatgaggtccgcattagcataatttatatactggtgtgttcacctctcctagaggtacctacatctgaaatatgacatccgtagcctttacggtaagggatatgcataaattatgcaaatgatgccctaattagcataatttatggccaggttttatgacccttcctaatggtgtacctacatgtcagatatgacatccgtaggtttcatggtaagggaaatacaggtttatgcctaaattatgcaaatgaggtccacgtTAGcgtaatttatggccaggtgtattcgcctttgctacatgtacttacaactccaatatgacatccatagcttttacggtaaggaaaattcaagtttgtgcataaattatgcaaatgaggcccttattagcataatttatggccaggtttccagacctttcctaatggtacctgcatctcacatatgacatcagtagcttttacggtaaggaaaatacaagtttatgcattaattatgcaaatgaggttcttattagcataatttatgtctaggtgtgttcacctttcctaaaggtacctacatctcaaatatgacatctgcagcttttacggaaatacaagtttctgcataaattatgcaaatgaggtccgcattagcatgatttatgtccGGGTGCATTCacttttcctaaaggtacctacatcttaaagatgacatctgcagctttaacggtaagggaaatacaagtttctgcataaattatgcaaatgaggtcctcattaaaggtgccctaagcgatttcagggggcaaaacttgaaatattctggagaaggcaattctgtttggtgaggttgcaatttacatttacttgcctatattagcacatctgcatcattatttcatactttgggcgtttaaaaatagctcagaagcaagccacagaaggagtattttatttattgggtccccccaaaaatcagcccagaatccagccgtaaccgttttttgtcgacaattttcggtaacttccggccgcgtgacgtcacaatgcccaagcacattgagccatgaccacgtgattatttctttggaagcgttcgggacttgtcggtcagaatcgtgcatgttcggaagatttgaaatgatggctggcctccaagtgctcagattttcaatgagttcccactaCACAACGACACCAAATTTTTGCttcatgatggtcgatatgcgatgggatagtgttatctaaacttactatggatagaaatcagaaaaaaattgattttgaatatatgactttcagcgccctaatattgcttaggttgcctttaacataatttatttccaggtgtgttcacctttcttaaaggtacctacatctcaaatatgacatctgcagcttttacggtaagggaaatacaagtttctgcataaattatgcaaatgaggtcctcattaacataatttgtcgtcaggtgtattcacctttcctataggtacctacatctcaattATAACacccgtacattgtaacataaagtacatataactttctgcaataccattagtagagtaccaccgcacatctacttggtttttggcagaagaagaagaagaagaagaaaaaagaagaagaacaggcaagcaaaaacaatatattcccttcccactggaaggggaatatgataaggctggactccaggctgtgCATGTGCGTATTTTCCAACATGCCACATCAAAGTTGCtcacaacaaaatataacagcGTTGCTTTCCTTTGTACTATCTTTGGACGTACCAAATTGCAGCCCTTCAGTCTTCAGCGTCTTGAGTTGAAATGAACACGCGAGGAAATATTCTCCCACTCACCTGAATGCACGAGTGGGTTCTGTGGCTTGTAAACCGTGCCCCTTCCCGTGATCCTCGGCGCGGGACGGAGTTCAGGAAGGCGCAACTGTAGGCCGTCTGCACTCtgctgtaatctgtaaaactcAGACATTCAGTGGTACATCATGTCTAAAACATCGTATATATCTGGAAAAATAGGCACATGATTGAATTCCTCATACTTCTATATTCAATGTTATGAAAAGTTCAACATCGAGCATCTTATTCTTGATTGGAGAAGTGAATTTATGAATCAGCGGTAATATTTTCTATAAAAGATCGCAATATGAACAGGATAGGTCCTTGTCGCATCCTAGATCTTCATCCGTATGGCCTCACTATGTGTTACTGACCTCAGGTTGTGATCGCTGAATTTCTTGAGTTTCCTTGCGTTGAGACTGTCCGGCGGTAGTCTCTGCCTGGGAAGGCCGTTGGTCTGAGCCCGTGCCCATGTCCGTGGGATATCTGTAGGCTGCTCGTACAGAGAAGGGGCTGTGCGCGGCTGGTCCTTCCAGCTGCGCTTCAGGAAAATCCGACTCCAGTCGAAATGCTTGTGGTTCGGGTCTGCAAAGTCAATTTTGCTCatcattttaaacattttttaaatatttctaacgtcttaaaggtgccctaagcaatattagggcactgaaagtcacataatcaaaatcaatctttttctgatttctatccatagtaagttaagataacactatcccatcgcatatcgaccatcatggagcaaaaatgcaatgtcgttgtgtggtgggaactcattgaaaatctgagcacttggagaccagccatcatttcaaatcttccgaacatgcacgattctgaccgataagtcccgaacgcttccgaagaaacaATCACGTGGTCAtagctcaatgtgcttgggcattgtgacgtcacgcggccggaagttgccgaaaattgtcgacagaaaacggttactgcTGGATTCTGAGCTGATTTTTGGGGGaccaaataaataaaatactcattttgtggcttgcttctgtgctatttttaaacgcccaaagtatgaaataatgatgcagatgtgctaatatggggaagtaaatgtcaattcaaacttcaccaaacagattttttttcccagaatatttcaagttttaccccctgaaatcgcttagggcacctttaatgattcaacaacctgtcacatctgAAGGATAGTACATCGAGAGACCTGCAGGTTGGAGAAAATTACCCAATTATACTTTTTATGAGTTATGTACATTATAGATTAATATAGGAGTAAAGAATGGACATGAATGGACCAAAATTCCACCTAGTTTATCCTTGTAAAGGGAAGAATGAACTCACACGACTGTCCGTGCCCGGCATAAGTGACGTCTGTGTGCGGCAGGAGGTGGATGTTGTACGACCTCTCCGGGGCGGCTGTGGGGGGTTTGACCGGCATGGTGGGACGCCCGCCTACTGCCGTCTGCCGCAGGTACGGCAGCTTCTCCCGCGCCTCCTGGAGCTCACGCCTAGCCCTGTGGAAACGACCTGGTCGTCAGAACGTCTTTTGTTCGAACAACTCCTGTCTTACAACTGTTTCTGTTGCGTCGCCAGAATCTAATTTTATCAGTCGTTAAGGTtgatattatttggcgaaggtatgaggtcgtggaactctagttactatCATCTTTCATCCCAAGCATACCTTACCATGTATAGCAAACCATCCAAACGGCGTGCGCCAAAAAGAAGCTCACTTAATTTTCAATCGATATTCCAGCATTAACGTAATCGACTTAAATTTTTGACTTTAAGCTGTTCATTCGAAAGAAATAGATTCGTCCTTCGTTTTGAGCGCCACCTATGCAATTACCACAAAACTGCACGGACTCATACGTGGGCTCGTTGACGTATCCAGAGCAACACCCAAACAATTTGCCGAGACCTTTGAGTCAACACACAGTGCGGTGGTGGCGTGTGGGCCTTAAATACTTGAAAACAAATACCCTTTCTTGACAGGTGATGATTCTCTGTTTTCATATCCCGGATCTCAGTTTCTCCTTCGACGATGATGACATTATAGAGCAACAAGTGTGACAAACCTTCAGTAATCTTAAAGAATGTAAATTTGGGTCATCCGTGGTAAGAGAGAAGGCCGAAAACTGGAGCCAGGTGTTATAGGGCAGGTGTAAGAAACACATATAATTAGTCTTCATTGTAAATCAGCCAGGGAAAACACGGGTCTATAGAAAGGAACTGGTCCGTGCGGGCAGGCGTGAAAGGAGAACCAGCGGACACAATCTGTGTGCTCGGTTCACGGTCACTGCAAATGTAAGGGAGCGTGAGTATCCAAGCCGCTCGGCTTTTGTGTCAGTCCGGATCAGTCACCGAGCTTTTtgtaaagaagaagaatggCCGAGAATGCAAAATGCTCCCACGCAAAACTACGGACGACGCTTGATCACTTTTCTTGAGGCGTTTCTGTTGAAAACAGGTGGTTAAAATAAACTACTGACTGGTACATTAGGGATGTCAAATTCTCTGACACTCATCAAACCAAGGTTGTTTCCTTCTTAAGATCTTAAGTCATAAAACTACTACGAAGCAGAAATAAGGAGCACATGAAAGGCAGGGGCGTCTTGTGACAAATATGGCTGTGTAAAGACGTGGTATTGATGACAACCTTAAGACGTAGTATACCAAAGGTTAAAGAAATGATAGTCAACGTTGAAGCCAGGAATGGACAGCAAAACACATCTATGCTTAGAGTGTCACTTCTGTCTGCCTTATCAGTAAACAGTTCGTAGTTGAAGCGACGGCACTATTGACTGGCGGTAAACACACGGCGGTACAACACCACTTCTGAATAAAAAGCACGTCCCCGTGCGCAAATATACTCATTGAGACCAGTTAGGACCCTTATAAACTAATCCGTCTTCCTGACAAAAGGTGAATCGGTAAAGGAAAAGCCAGACCTTTGTGGTTGCAAACTTTCTTATCACATTCAGGCTATAAGTCACCTGTGGTTCACCTGGGGTCGGTCAGCATGAGGGTCGCACCGAACGAAAACAGAACGACGCTGGTATAATTGTTGCATTGGTTGTGCACAGACGGTTGAACAGGACTATGTAACAATACATGCATGGCTTTCAAACACCAGTTTAGGATTAcattgagagaaaaaaatacagcTTCAATGTtctatgaaatacaaaatactaCCAGAAGGTTTTATACGATTCCGATACCGTAAAATGGCACAAGGATCAAACATTTTAAGGTTAGAATCTCGGGGTTGCAGTCCTGTGTTGAAAGTTGTAAAACGTCGATTACGGAGCACCGTGAAGGCCCAACTGCATTAATTGAAAGAGTAGAAATACGCCCCTGTATGCCAGGGCAAGTAGTATTTGCTGTTTTACGCATCTCTTACTTGTCAAACCCAAGTACATAGACAAGGCGTGTGATTCAATTTAGAAACATCACGCGCCTGTTCTGTCTCCTACAGCAGACTTTGCAAACACCGTGACAGATCAGACAAACCTTACCATGACCACATGGTTGCCAACACCTGCTGAGTCTCACGTAAGCAACCGTCAATGAGCTAAGGAAACCTGCACGTCACTGGCGTCACCTCCACCTTGGGAAAACATGGCTGCCATACACCTCGAAGTGATCCCGTCACGGGTGGAGCAGAAAGAGGAGAGAACCGACCACAAACAGTTCCGAGCCAGGAGTTGTTTTTATAGCCACAGTGCACTATTTCAACAACAGAAAGTGCAGGGCTTCTTTCACACCAATAAGCAACCTTAAGTCGAATTTGAGGTTAAAAACCAGCGCCCGACATTGAAAAGTACTATTAAAGTTAACAAGTAACGTCTAATCATTTTAGACGCGTCGGTGATATTGGTCAGCGTATTTCACTTTGTAAAAAGAATAGTTTCACGCCGAAGGTAAGAGAGTAAATGGAAAGATAAATAGATTTCTGTCTCACTCAATTAAATATCATTTGATCCTGACTGACTGGTTCATTTGCAACAACAAGTGCATGCACATACCATTGCAGCCTTTCCTGGCTGAATTGGGGTATGagacaaaacatttcttaaaattcattaaaattcaTTCAATAGGTCGTACAATGTTTACAATAACTCAACACTACATTCAAAA contains these protein-coding regions:
- the LOC136430380 gene encoding uncharacterized protein → MVTPVQQLVKKDVTFVYHDRDVELVRFLVFSLEGQNYSTFLRHRDVILRPDQPIMDWVEKSMWNSRVIVAIMSDSFIRCGGLLDLEIAMVTAAQSQDKLVIIVICQGGEHPGLLAGARTVAFNGDFDRLKGDLLKIIQEHISASQTSRERVPGSQPIPGSSPTRQRQWDISVLEEDVLCHIQLGVITTLRSADITDKLRYIVRSSRDRSAFTFCGTAIMNAATLTLALLLLGLVLSSLGYPLFDVHLVHLIFLVFPLFKGLYCFQLIAKYRYKIVAMYKCCRSGRESLVPDIIDTLVRTANTPYRSVRSCVITVLAGEIAIWAVIVNISLAQGHNINGITQLMEMYPFTVLPFSVFLFHTCYVAAHLLFYHDPTIRTLIRNQRFYFAEIMEDPDFHKHHKTLESYLSRLHL
- the LOC136430381 gene encoding uncharacterized protein; this translates as MPVKPPTAAPERSYNIHLLPHTDVTYAGHGQSYPNHKHFDWSRIFLKRSWKDQPRTAPSLYEQPTDIPRTWARAQTNGLPRQRLPPDSLNARKLKKFSDHNLRLQQSADGLQLRLPELRPAPRITGRGTVYKPQNPLVHSEITRSSVTLPDVGKVTETRWVNMVPISGPPRGPWSFYTTER